The genomic window AGGAATTGAAGTTCTGGCAAGATTAATTTCAATTTCGATAGCTTTTGTAAATCCAAATTTAATTTCTTTTGGTGGTTCGGTTACTGAATTTAATAAATGATTTGTTGAAGAAGCAATTCAAAGAGCAAAAAGTTGAACTGAAGAAAATCAATTTAATTCAGTTAGATTCGTATTTGACAAAAATGGCGATGATTCAGCATTATTTGGTTTAAATTATTTAATTAAATCTAAATTTGCTGAAAATAAGAGAGGTTAGTATGATGAGAAAATTGTTTGTTCAAGAAAAGTTTCTTAAAAAAATTAAAGAAGGTAAAAAGACCATCGAAATGCGTCTAAATGATCCTCGTAGACATAGTTTAAAAGTTGGAATGGTTCTTAAACTTGAAAATATCGAAGACAATAAAGATACTCAATTAATTGAAATCACAAAAATTCACAAATATAAAAATTTTGATGAATTATATAAAAATGAAGATCCAATTTTACTTGGTTATGAAAGTGCTGAAGAGGCTAATCCTGATGATATGCTTTACTTTTATTCAGCTGAAAAACAAGATGAATGAGGTGTGTTAGCAATTCATTTTAATGTAGTAAATTTTAGTTTTGATTTAGTAGATACTTTTGTTTTTGATATGGATGGGACTAGCTTAAACTCTAAAGGTGAGGTAAGTAAAGAAAATTCAGAAGCTTTTGCAAAACTTAAAAGTTTGAATAAAAATATTATCGTTGCTACAGGACGTCCACATTATACTGCTTTCGACTGACTACCACACATAGGAACAGATTTACCGATAATTAGTGGTAATGGGTCAATGATTTATGATCATAAAAATCACAAAATGTTGCATTTTGAATCAATTCCAAAAGATGAAGCTAAATTGATTTACAGATTTTTATATGAATTGGAATATGAATTTTTAGTTTATACAACCGTAGGTATTTTCGGGAATAATACAAATAAAACAGATTTCTTTGAAAGAGCAAATTATAAAAATAGAATCCCAGAGCTTTATCAAGAAGGTTATTTTATGGATGAATTGGATAATTATGATGTAACTAAATTCTTAATTATTACAACAAGTAATTCACAAAAAATATTAAATTCAGTTTTTGATTTTGTAAGTGAATGTAAAGAGTCATACATTGTTCAATCTCAATGAAATATGGTTGATATTCAAAGTAAAAAAGCATCTAAAGGTAATGGATTAAAATTCTTACTCAAAGAATTAAATCTAGATATTAATAGAACAATTTCATTTGGTGATGCTGACAATGATATTAGTAATTTTGACGTTACTAAATTCTCGGTAGCAATGAAAGAAGCCTCAAGTGAAGTTAAAAATGCAGCTGTTCTACAAGCTAAAAGTAATGATGAAGCCTGAGTTAGTGACTTCATTGAAAAATATTCTAGTATAAATTTAAAAAACTAGTAAATAATATAAATAGTTGCAAAATTGTAAATGGGAATGATGTTCTCCCTGTTGAATTAAACAAACCGCATTTTAATGCTGATGACGTCTACGACTTTTTTGTCGTAGATGTTTTTATTTTAAGGAGTAAAAATGAGTGGATTTATATTTTCGTTAGGATTAATAATTCTTCTGGGGTTTATAATCGGTTGATTTCTATCAAAAATTAAAATTCCTGGACTAGCAGGTATGATATTGTTTGGAATTGTTGTTGGTCCATATGTCTTAAATTTAATTAGTGAACAAATGTTAAACCTTTCAGATCAGCTTAGACAGATGGCGCTGGTGATTATTTTAACTAGAAGTGGATTGAATTTAGATGTTAAAAAATTACTAAAAATTGGTCATAGTGCAATTCTGATGTGCTTTTTACCAGCAACTTTTGAAATAGTATCAGTAACTCTTGTGGGACATTATTTATTAAATATAAGTTTTATTCAATCTGCTATGCTTGGAGCAGTATTGGCTGCAGTTTCGCCCGCAGTTGTCTCACCAAGAATGATTAATTTAATAAATAAAAGCATCGGTACATCTAAACAAATACCACAAGTAATTCTTGCTGGTGCTTCTTTTGATGACATTTATGTAATAGTTCTTTTTTATTGTTTTTTAAATATTGCAACTAGCAATAATTTTTCAGCTCTAAGTTTATTAAAAATTCCGACCAGTTTAATTACTGGAATAGTTATTGGTATAGTCTTTGGTTTCTTTGTTGGTAAATTATTTAAGTTTTTAGTAAGTGAAACTATATTTAAAGTAATCTTAATTTTCGGATTAAATGTCTTGTTTTTATATTTTGAGTACTTAATTAGTTCGGCAAATTTGAGTTTTTTTAGTTATAATGCTCTTATTTCAGTTTTAGTTTTTAATATAATGATATTTATAATAAATATAGAAGGAGTTAAAGAAATTAGTAATACTTTCAATAATTTATGAATAGTTTTTGAAATTATTCTATTTGTTTTAGTTGGGGCTAAATTAAAAATTAAAACATTAAATTCAAATGCATTGCAAATCTTATTAACGATATTTATTGGTTTGATTTTTAGAGCAATAGCAGTTTATTTATGTTTTATTAAAACAAATCTAAATTTCAAAGAAAAAATGTTTTGTGTATTATCATTTATGCCAAAAGCAACTGTACAAGCTTCAATAGGTACTGTTGCTCAAAGTAATGGAGTTGATCCAGATGGTATCATTTTATCTACATCAATTTTAAGTATTTTATTAACTGCACCTATTTTTGCATTTTTAATAGATATTAGTTATAAAAAGTTATTATTAACCAATAAAAACTAAGCAAATAAAATTTAAAATATAAATAATAAATATACAAAAAATTTCAATATATTAAAAATAGTGTAGAATTAAAGAACATTTACATTAATATTTATTACATGTAAATTAATAATTTATGTGCAGTTTTTTACCATTGCTATGTTTTTTATTTAAAAAAATTTTTATGGTATAATTCTAAAGCATTTAAAAAATACACTTATTGAATTTAAAATTAACGTAAAAGGAGAAGCTATGAGACAAACTACAATAGTTAATAAAGAAAAAGCTGATAAAAAGTGATTTGTAATTGATGCTGAAGGTCAAGTTCTTGGACGTTTAGCAGCTCAAGTTGCTACAATTTTAAGAGGAAAAAACAAACCAACATTCACACCTAATGCTGATATGGGTGATTATGTTATTGTTGTAAACGCTGAAAAAGTTGTTTTAACAGCCAAAAAAGAAGATGATAAAGTTTACTACTCACACTCAGGATATATGGGTGGATTAAAATCAATTACTGCAGCTAAATTAAGAGCTAAAAAACCAACAGCATTAGTTGAAAAAGCAGTTCACGGAATGATTCCACACACTAAATTAGGTGACAAACAACGTCGTAATCTATTTGTTTACGCAGGACCAGAACACAAACATGAAGCACAACAACCAGTTAGAATTGAGGTTAAATAATTATGGCTAAATCATTAGAATATCGTGGATTAGGAAGAAGAAAATCTTCAGTAGCTCGTGTTATTTTAAGACCAGGAAAAGGTAAATTTGTTATTAATGGTCGTGAAGCTTTAGAATATTTAACATCTGAGTTATACTTAAAAGATGCTAATCAACCATTTGTTTTCACAGAAACAGTTGGACAATTTGATGTTAGTGTTAAAGTTGCTGGTGGTGGTTTAAATGGTCAAGCTGGTGCTATTCGTCTTGGTGTTGCTAGAGCGTTACTTGAAGCTAGCGAAGATTACCGTGGAAAATTAAAAGCTGCTGGTATGTTAACAAGAGATGCACGTGCTAAAGAACGTAAAAAACCAGGTCTTCGTGCAGCTCGTCGTGCAAGACAATTCTCTAAACGTTAATTTTCAAATAATTTTATATCTATTTTCCATTTTTATGGTATAATAGATATACATTTGCGAGCGTAGCTCAGCTGGTTAGAGCACACGACTGATAATCGTGAGGTCGATGGTTCAAGTCCATTCGTTCGCACCATTTCATTAAGTTGACCAAAATAGCCATCTAGCTATTTTTTTTATTTCCAGTTTTTCCACAATTTGTAAAAATGTAAAAATAATATATAATTTTTAAACATTTACACAAAAAGGAGAAAAAATGAACCAAGAAAATATTAAAAAAGATCGTTTTTTATTTGCAATAGACCTTGATGGAACTACTCTACAATCAAGCGAGACGTGTGAAATTCACGATCAAACACTTGCTGCTATTAAAAGAGCAAGAGATGAAGGACACGTTGTATGTATCTTAACTGGAAGACCTTGAAGAAGTACTAAATTTATTTATGAAGAATTAGGTTTAGATACAGTAGTTGGAAACTATAATGGAGCTCACATTCACCATCCACATGATGATTCATTTATACCTTATGTAAAATATCTAAATCTCAACGAAGCTTTATATATTTTAGGAGATGAGAAAGTTAAAAATGAAGTTACAAACATCGCATTCGAAGGACCGGACTGAGTACAACTCCAAACACGTGATGAAACATTAGAAAAAGTTTTTGGGTTTACTTCGACAACTAAATTTAGAGAAGGAATAAACTTACACAAAATTCCTTTAATGCCTACTGGAATTATATTTGACGTTAAAAAATCAACAAATCCCGAAGAACTTAGAACTTATTTAAAAACACGTTATGGTGATCTTGCTGAATTCTCATATTGATGAAAAGGAGATGGACTTTCACCCGTTTTTGATATGACCAATATAACTTCAAATAAAGGTAAAGCCTTGAGCATGCTAATTAGATATTATGATATTGACATCAAAAACACAATTGCGATTGGAGATGGTTTTAATGATGTTCCTATGTTTAAGGTGGCTAATGTTTCAGTCGCTATGAATAATGCTGAAAAAAGTGTTAAAAAATATGCAACTATCAGAATTGATAAAACTAACAAAGAAGGTGGAGTTGGTTGATATATTAATAAGTTTTTAGATAATCCAGAAAAAGAAATTAAAAGAAGTATGGACAGAAAATTAAAAATGAACAACCCAATGATAGAAGACTAATGAAATATTACGATTCAATTAATAATGTAAATTTAGATAAAGATTATATTATAGGAATTGATGAAACAGGAGTTGGAGACTATTTTACGCCACTAATTTCTTGTGCCACTTATGTTCCGAAAGAAAATATTGATAAATTAAAGAAACTAGGTGTAAAAGATTCAAAAAAAATAAGTGATATTCAAATAATTAAGCTGGCTCCACAAATTTTAAGTCTAGTTAAATTTAGTGTTTATAAACTTTCGCAAAATGGTTATAATTCACTAACTAAAAAATATAATGTAAATGAATTGAAATTTTTCACCCATATCAAAGCAACTAATTTACTTTTAGCTAAATTGAACATTAAACCAGATTTAATAATAATAGATAAATATTCGACAACAAATTCAATATTAAAATATCATAATGAGATTATGATTAATAATAATTGAGCTGAACTAGAAGATGTCGATTCTGACGTTTTATTAATTACAAAAGCAGAAGGTATTCATATTTCAGTAGCTGCTTCCTCCATAATAGCAAGATATAAGTTACTTGAATATATGAAAGAGCAAGAAAATGAATGGAATTTTGCATTTCCTTTGGGTGCTAGCGAAGAAGTAAAGATGAAAGTTAAAGAATTTGTTCAAATATATGGTGAAAAAAACTTAAGAAATGTATGTAAATTAAACTTTAAGATTTAGAGCGTAATGGCTCTTTTTCTTATTAAAAGAAAAATCAACACATAGTTGATTTAACCTATTCTAGTATATAAAGTGTATCATTCTGGTAACGTTCAAGCAGTTTCAAACTTATTTAATATTACAAATGTAAGCAAAATGATAATGATCATTAAAACGGTGAAGTCAATTCAAGTAATTTTTAATATTCTATAATTTGTTCTTTTTGCGTAAGGATCATACCCTCTAGTTTCCATAGCATTACTTAATTCTTCAGCTTTATTAAATGCCGAAACGAAAATTGGGATAATTAATGTAGTCATTGAAACAACTTTTTCTTTCAACTTACCGTTTTTAAAGTCTACACCACGGCTTGATTGGGCTTTCATAATTCTATTTGCTTCATCAAGTAGTGTTGGGATAAATCTTAAAGCGATGGAAATAATCATTGCAAAAATATGAACTTTAATGCCAATAAATTTTAGTGGATATAATAATCCTTCGATACCTTTTGTTAATAAAACCGGTTTAGTTGTGTTAGTCAAAAGGGAAGTTAGTAAAATCATTATATAAACTCTTATAAATAGCGAAATAGAAAGAGTGATTGTTTCGTAAGTTATAGCAACACCCTTTGCAGGTCAAATTAAAACTTTAAAGTCAGGGTATTTAGTAATAATGTCATTAAATTCTCAATCATTTGTTATTTCATTAAAGTTTCCTGATTTTGCATATCTGATTGAATAGATATTAATTACAAAAATAAATATAGAAATTATAAAAGGTAATTTTACTAATTTGATCGTTGATCAAATTCTTTTGTTAGCGATCATAAAAACTAAAACAACTGGAATTGTTAAAACTACTAGGTCGATCAAATAGCTTGAAATAAATAACAAAATAAAATAAAGTATTAAAAATAATATTTTTATTCTTGGGTCAATTTTGTGCATAAAGGAATTACCTGGAATGTAACGACCAAAGAGGCTATTCATATTTACCTCCATTTAAATAATCAGCCAGTTGTTGAAGATTTCTAACTTTAGGAACTTTTATTCCCACTTCCTCTAATTTATCTATAAATTGAAATAATTTAGGTGGTTGCATGAAGTTTTCTAAAAGAAATTTAGTATCTCTTAATACGTCATATGTGTCACCATCACGAACAATTTTTCCAGACTTAAATAAAATACATCTTTTAGAGTGATTTAAAATATTATCCATATCATGCGATACATTTACAATTGTTTTTCCCTTTTGGTGTAATTTAGTAAAAATATCTAAAATTTCCTTTACTCCCACCGGATCTAAACCTGCGGTTGGTTCATCAACGACTAAAAAATCTGGTTCCATTGCTAAAATTCCAGCAATTGCAACCCTTCTTTTTTGTCCCCCTGAAAGTTCAAATGGCGATCTATCCATATACTCTTTTGACAACCCTACTAATTCAAGATATTCTTCTGCTTTCTTATATGCTTCTTGTTTCGACATTCCGAAAGAGATTGGACCAAAGGCTATATCGTCAGAAATTTTATCTTTAAATAATTGGTACTCAGCAAATTGAAATACAACTCCAACTCTTTTTCTTAATGATTTTGATTTTTTAACTTGTCTAGACTTAGTTTTAGAATGAACGGTCACAGTATCGATAAATGATACATCTTTTTTTAATTTTTTATCATACTTTGTATTATTAAAAATTCAATCAACAGTTCCTCCATCTGGAAGAAGTAAAGCGTTAAGATGTTCTATAAAAGTTGTTTTACCTGAACCGGTTTGTCCTATAATTCCAACGTATTCACCTTGTTCAATTGTTGTAGAAACACTGTCTAAAGCTTTAAAAACCAAGGGAGTTTTTTTGTTGAAAATATGAGTTAATTCTTTAATTTTAATTTGCATAATTCTTCAATTAACTCCTTTTCATCGTATGTTGGTTGTACTCCATTGATTTTTTGACTCAATTTAAAAATAAAAGGTGAATCGATTTTAGCTAAATCGATAATTTTATTGTTATTTAATATTTCTTTAGGTGAACCTTGAGCAATTAATTGTCCTTCACTAAAAACAAGACAATAATCCGCTAAAATAGCTTCATCCATGTCATGAGTGATTGAAATTAAAGTTTTTTTTCTTGTTGCTTGAAGTTCTTTAATAATTTCTAGAACCATTGTTTTACCTTTTGGATCAAGCATTGATGTTACTTCGTCAAAAATAATTATTTCAGGGTTTAACGCCAAAACTGAAGCAATAGCAACCCTTTGTTTTTGACCACCACTAAGAAATTCAGGTTCTCTATCTAAAAAATTTAACATACCAACTTTTTCGGCATATTTTTCTACAAGTGGTCTCATTTCACTAGTTGGGATCTGATTATTTTCTAATCCAAAAGCGATATCATCTTCAACAGTAGAACCAATAAACTGGCTATCTGGATTTTGAAAAATAATACCCACTTTTTCACGAATTTTCTTTTTATTTTCACGTGAATATTCAATTCCATCAACTCAAACACTTCCACTATTAGGCTTGATTAAAGCAGACATAATTTTAGATAAAGTACTTTTACCTGAACCATTATGTCCTAAAATAGCCACATATTGACCACTTTCAATTTTAAAAGATACATCTTTTAAAACTGGTGGTAGTGAGCTGTTATAACCAAAAGTAACATTTTTTAATTCAATCATAGTTATTATTATACCAATATTATTTAAAGCCACCCTAATTTTAAGAATTGTATTTTGTTATGATATTTTCTTTTATCATAGATTTTATAGGTTCGAAAGTTTTTCTAT from Mycoplasma anserisalpingitidis includes these protein-coding regions:
- a CDS encoding Cof-type HAD-IIB family hydrolase — protein: MMRKLFVQEKFLKKIKEGKKTIEMRLNDPRRHSLKVGMVLKLENIEDNKDTQLIEITKIHKYKNFDELYKNEDPILLGYESAEEANPDDMLYFYSAEKQDEWGVLAIHFNVVNFSFDLVDTFVFDMDGTSLNSKGEVSKENSEAFAKLKSLNKNIIVATGRPHYTAFDWLPHIGTDLPIISGNGSMIYDHKNHKMLHFESIPKDEAKLIYRFLYELEYEFLVYTTVGIFGNNTNKTDFFERANYKNRIPELYQEGYFMDELDNYDVTKFLIITTSNSQKILNSVFDFVSECKESYIVQSQWNMVDIQSKKASKGNGLKFLLKELNLDINRTISFGDADNDISNFDVTKFSVAMKEASSEVKNAAVLQAKSNDEAWVSDFIEKYSSINLKN
- a CDS encoding cation:proton antiporter, yielding MSGFIFSLGLIILLGFIIGWFLSKIKIPGLAGMILFGIVVGPYVLNLISEQMLNLSDQLRQMALVIILTRSGLNLDVKKLLKIGHSAILMCFLPATFEIVSVTLVGHYLLNISFIQSAMLGAVLAAVSPAVVSPRMINLINKSIGTSKQIPQVILAGASFDDIYVIVLFYCFLNIATSNNFSALSLLKIPTSLITGIVIGIVFGFFVGKLFKFLVSETIFKVILIFGLNVLFLYFEYLISSANLSFFSYNALISVLVFNIMIFIINIEGVKEISNTFNNLWIVFEIILFVLVGAKLKIKTLNSNALQILLTIFIGLIFRAIAVYLCFIKTNLNFKEKMFCVLSFMPKATVQASIGTVAQSNGVDPDGIILSTSILSILLTAPIFAFLIDISYKKLLLTNKN
- the rplM gene encoding 50S ribosomal protein L13, which codes for MRQTTIVNKEKADKKWFVIDAEGQVLGRLAAQVATILRGKNKPTFTPNADMGDYVIVVNAEKVVLTAKKEDDKVYYSHSGYMGGLKSITAAKLRAKKPTALVEKAVHGMIPHTKLGDKQRRNLFVYAGPEHKHEAQQPVRIEVK
- the rpsI gene encoding 30S ribosomal protein S9, yielding MAKSLEYRGLGRRKSSVARVILRPGKGKFVINGREALEYLTSELYLKDANQPFVFTETVGQFDVSVKVAGGGLNGQAGAIRLGVARALLEASEDYRGKLKAAGMLTRDARAKERKKPGLRAARRARQFSKR
- a CDS encoding Cof-type HAD-IIB family hydrolase translates to MNQENIKKDRFLFAIDLDGTTLQSSETCEIHDQTLAAIKRARDEGHVVCILTGRPWRSTKFIYEELGLDTVVGNYNGAHIHHPHDDSFIPYVKYLNLNEALYILGDEKVKNEVTNIAFEGPDWVQLQTRDETLEKVFGFTSTTKFREGINLHKIPLMPTGIIFDVKKSTNPEELRTYLKTRYGDLAEFSYWWKGDGLSPVFDMTNITSNKGKALSMLIRYYDIDIKNTIAIGDGFNDVPMFKVANVSVAMNNAEKSVKKYATIRIDKTNKEGGVGWYINKFLDNPEKEIKRSMDRKLKMNNPMIED
- a CDS encoding ribonuclease HIII; protein product: MKYYDSINNVNLDKDYIIGIDETGVGDYFTPLISCATYVPKENIDKLKKLGVKDSKKISDIQIIKLAPQILSLVKFSVYKLSQNGYNSLTKKYNVNELKFFTHIKATNLLLAKLNIKPDLIIIDKYSTTNSILKYHNEIMINNNWAELEDVDSDVLLITKAEGIHISVAASSIIARYKLLEYMKEQENEWNFAFPLGASEEVKMKVKEFVQIYGEKNLRNVCKLNFKI
- a CDS encoding energy-coupling factor transporter transmembrane component T family protein, with translation MNSLFGRYIPGNSFMHKIDPRIKILFLILYFILLFISSYLIDLVVLTIPVVLVFMIANKRIWSTIKLVKLPFIISIFIFVINIYSIRYAKSGNFNEITNDWEFNDIITKYPDFKVLIWPAKGVAITYETITLSISLFIRVYIMILLTSLLTNTTKPVLLTKGIEGLLYPLKFIGIKVHIFAMIISIALRFIPTLLDEANRIMKAQSSRGVDFKNGKLKEKVVSMTTLIIPIFVSAFNKAEELSNAMETRGYDPYAKRTNYRILKITWIDFTVLMIIIILLTFVILNKFETAWTLPEWYTLYTRIG
- a CDS encoding energy-coupling factor transporter ATPase; this encodes MQIKIKELTHIFNKKTPLVFKALDSVSTTIEQGEYVGIIGQTGSGKTTFIEHLNALLLPDGGTVDWIFNNTKYDKKLKKDVSFIDTVTVHSKTKSRQVKKSKSLRKRVGVVFQFAEYQLFKDKISDDIAFGPISFGMSKQEAYKKAEEYLELVGLSKEYMDRSPFELSGGQKRRVAIAGILAMEPDFLVVDEPTAGLDPVGVKEILDIFTKLHQKGKTIVNVSHDMDNILNHSKRCILFKSGKIVRDGDTYDVLRDTKFLLENFMQPPKLFQFIDKLEEVGIKVPKVRNLQQLADYLNGGKYE
- a CDS encoding energy-coupling factor transporter ATPase, producing the protein MIELKNVTFGYNSSLPPVLKDVSFKIESGQYVAILGHNGSGKSTLSKIMSALIKPNSGSVWVDGIEYSRENKKKIREKVGIIFQNPDSQFIGSTVEDDIAFGLENNQIPTSEMRPLVEKYAEKVGMLNFLDREPEFLSGGQKQRVAIASVLALNPEIIIFDEVTSMLDPKGKTMVLEIIKELQATRKKTLISITHDMDEAILADYCLVFSEGQLIAQGSPKEILNNNKIIDLAKIDSPFIFKLSQKINGVQPTYDEKELIEELCKLKLKN